One window of Methanobrevibacter sp. TMH8 genomic DNA carries:
- a CDS encoding proteasome assembly chaperone family protein, giving the protein MIVETKTECCKIVSEDIEDAIVLEGSPGAGLIGNIIGWLLVDNLKMREIGYIESKYFPPLAVLYKGVALHPFRIYEGNGLVLFLSDFIVPQEVVFDMTNAIVDWMEKNNSKELVTFNSAIVREKMNPAGAVANTTESLDRLKEKDFPIMQIGNINGLSGTLLTQTAQKNIKATCILAETLTQYPDPRAASEAVKGLNKLLDMDIDYEPLIQEAQDIESRLQKLAEDVKNDPQPPIYM; this is encoded by the coding sequence ATGATAGTGGAAACTAAAACAGAGTGTTGTAAAATAGTATCTGAAGATATAGAAGATGCGATTGTACTTGAAGGATCTCCAGGTGCAGGACTTATTGGAAATATAATCGGATGGTTATTAGTTGATAATTTAAAGATGAGAGAAATTGGTTATATTGAATCAAAATATTTTCCTCCTTTAGCTGTACTTTATAAAGGAGTGGCATTACATCCTTTTAGAATATATGAAGGAAACGGACTTGTATTATTTTTATCAGACTTTATAGTTCCACAAGAAGTTGTTTTTGATATGACTAATGCTATTGTTGATTGGATGGAAAAAAATAATAGCAAAGAGTTAGTAACATTTAACAGTGCTATTGTTAGAGAAAAAATGAACCCTGCAGGGGCAGTAGCTAACACAACTGAGTCACTTGATAGATTAAAAGAAAAAGACTTTCCAATAATGCAAATAGGAAATATAAATGGACTTTCTGGAACTCTCTTAACTCAGACAGCTCAGAAAAATATCAAAGCTACTTGTATATTAGCAGAAACTCTCACCCAATATCCAGATCCAAGAGCAGCTTCTGAAGCTGTTAAAGGACTTAATAAATTATTAGATATGGATATTGATTATGAACCTCTTATCCAAGAAGCTCAAGACATCGAATCAAGATTGCAAAAATTAGCTGAAGACGTTAAAAATGATCCTCAGCCACCTATTTATATGTAA